From Candidatus Sericytochromatia bacterium, a single genomic window includes:
- the rfbH gene encoding lipopolysaccharide biosynthesis protein RfbH, translating to LVDASLDYWLTAGPYTARFEQTMQAFFGARDFAFVNSGSSANLLMVSALCAEETPRLLRADDPPALQPGDEVITPAVTFPTTLAPILQNGLVPVFVDCELTTYNVDPQAVAEAIGPRTRAIFLPHTVGIPTDLDVLVKLAEDHRLWLLEDGCDALGATWGDRLVGTFGAMSSLSFYPAHHITTGEGGGVVVNHPRLKKVVRSLRDWGRDCWCDPGVSDSCHKRFGWQLGELPAGYDHKYIYSNQGYNLKATDMQAAIGLAQSARIPEVVAARRRNFARYQSRLAPYSDALLLPQLHPKANPSPFGFPITVREGIDCQRLIAHLEAARIETRKVFGGNILKQPGFMNIPRRVHGSLANSDRIMRDTLFVGVWPGMSEAMVDYVVESIASFLREHA from the coding sequence ACCTGGTAGATGCATCGCTCGACTACTGGCTCACGGCTGGCCCCTACACGGCGCGCTTCGAGCAGACCATGCAGGCGTTCTTTGGCGCCCGGGACTTCGCCTTCGTCAATTCGGGCTCCTCCGCCAACCTGCTCATGGTCTCGGCCCTGTGCGCCGAGGAAACGCCGCGCTTGCTGCGGGCGGATGATCCGCCGGCCTTGCAGCCGGGTGACGAGGTGATCACGCCGGCCGTCACCTTCCCGACCACCCTGGCGCCGATCTTGCAGAACGGCCTGGTGCCCGTGTTCGTGGATTGCGAACTGACGACCTACAACGTCGACCCGCAGGCGGTGGCCGAGGCGATCGGGCCGCGCACGCGGGCGATCTTCTTGCCCCACACGGTCGGCATTCCGACCGACCTGGACGTGCTGGTGAAGCTGGCCGAGGACCATCGGCTCTGGTTGCTGGAGGACGGCTGTGACGCGTTGGGCGCGACATGGGGCGATCGCCTGGTCGGCACCTTCGGCGCCATGTCCTCGCTGAGCTTCTATCCCGCCCACCACATCACCACCGGTGAGGGCGGCGGGGTGGTGGTGAATCACCCGCGGCTGAAGAAGGTCGTACGCTCGTTGCGTGACTGGGGGCGTGACTGCTGGTGCGATCCGGGCGTGTCGGACAGCTGCCACAAGCGGTTCGGCTGGCAGCTGGGCGAGCTGCCGGCGGGTTACGACCACAAGTACATCTATTCCAATCAGGGTTACAACCTCAAGGCCACCGACATGCAGGCGGCGATCGGGCTGGCCCAGAGTGCCCGCATCCCGGAGGTGGTGGCGGCGCGGCGGCGCAACTTCGCCCGCTACCAGTCGCGCCTGGCACCTTATTCGGATGCCTTGCTGTTGCCGCAGCTTCACCCCAAGGCCAACCCCTCGCCCTTCGGCTTTCCGATCACGGTGCGCGAAGGCATCGATTGCCAGCGCCTGATCGCGCACCTGGAAGCCGCGCGCATCGAAACACGCAAGGTGTTTGGCGGCAACATCCTCAAGCAGCCTGGCTTCATGAACATCCCGCGCCGGGTGCATGGCTCGCTGGCGAACAGCGATCGGATCATGCGCGACACCCTCTTCGTGGGCGTCTGGCCTGGCATGAGCGAGGCCATGGTCGACTACGTGGTCGAGAGCATCGCCAGCTTCCTGCGCGAGCACGCCTGA